Sequence from the Actinocatenispora sera genome:
CCCACCGCGACCGGCTCGGCGGACGACGCCGTCTCGGCCCGGGTGTTCAAGGTGGAGCGCGGGCCGGGCGGCGACAAGATCGCCTACCTGCGGGTCTCGGACGGCACGGTACGGCCCCGGCAACGGCTGGAACTCCCCGGCGGGCGAAGCGGCAAGGCGGCCTCGGTGCAGACCTACGGCGACGGCGGCTGGACGTCGGTCGACCGCCTCGGGCCCGGCGCGATCGGCCGGGTCCGCGGCCTGTCGGCGGTCCGGGTCGGCGACGCCGTCGGCGAGCGGCAGGATCCCGGCGAACCCCACTTCCCGCCGCCGACGCTTTCGGCAGCGGTGGACACCGTCCGGCCCGAGGACGGCCCGGCGCTGCGAACCGCGCTGACCCAGCTCGCCGACCAGGACCCGCTGATCAACGTCCACCTCGACGCCGCCGGGAAGCCCACCGTGTCGCTGTACGGGCGGGTCCAGCAGGAGGTGCTGGAGGCGACGCTCGCCGACGAGTACGGCGTCGAGGCGCGGTTCGCGGACGCGGCGGTGCTGCACATCGAGCGCCCGCGTGGCGTCGGCACCGCGGTCGAGCGGCTCAACACGCCGGGCAACCCGTACCAGGCGACGATCGGGCTGCGGATCGAGCCGGCCGCGCCCGGCAGCGGGGTCCGGTTCGCCGTCGCCGCGCCCGCCCGCGACATGCCGCTGTACCTCTACGGCGACGTGACCCGGTTCGCCGCAACGATCGAGCAGCACGTCCGGGAGGCCCTCGCGTACGGGCTGGCCGGCTGGCCGGTCACCGACTGCGTGGTCACCCTGGTCGAGGCCGGCTACAGCGTGGCCGACGGCCCGCCGTCGAAACGCGGCCCCACCAGTACGGCCCGGGACTACCGCAAGGTCGCGCCGGTGGTGTGCCGCCAGGCGCTGCGCCGTGCCGGCACCCAGGTGTGCGAACCGGTACTGCGGGTCTCGCTGGAGGTACCCGACGCCGATGTCGCCGCCGTCCA
This genomic interval carries:
- a CDS encoding elongation factor G — encoded protein: MPSASTRFLNLGILAHVDAGKTTLTERLLHLAGAIDEPGSVDSGTTHTDDLALERQRGITIRSAVVSFGWRGRRINVVDTPGHPDFIAEVERVLGILDGAILVLSAVEGVQPQTRILMRALQRLHVPTLLFVNKIDRVGADLDRVVDAIRSRLTPDVLVMGGVRRTGSRSAGFQPYRGEDPAFAERATTTLAEHDDGVLRAYLDGAAVPAGDLRADIAAQTRAGLLHPVFAGSAATGAGVGEILAALPTLLPTATGSADDAVSARVFKVERGPGGDKIAYLRVSDGTVRPRQRLELPGGRSGKAASVQTYGDGGWTSVDRLGPGAIGRVRGLSAVRVGDAVGERQDPGEPHFPPPTLSAAVDTVRPEDGPALRTALTQLADQDPLINVHLDAAGKPTVSLYGRVQQEVLEATLADEYGVEARFADAAVLHIERPRGVGTAVERLNTPGNPYQATIGLRIEPAAPGSGVRFAVAAPARDMPLYLYGDVTRFAATIEQHVREALAYGLAGWPVTDCVVTLVEAGYSVADGPPSKRGPTSTARDYRKVAPVVCRQALRRAGTQVCEPVLRVSLEVPDADVAAVQTVLGRMGAGLTGQWPAGPMARIDARLVAARLHALQHQLPDLTGGEGLLEYRFDDYRPVHGRPPRRAAPGGAPTAESLT